Below is a genomic region from Panthera tigris isolate Pti1 chromosome E1, P.tigris_Pti1_mat1.1, whole genome shotgun sequence.
GGAAAGAGTGCCGGAGCTGGGAGGAGGGCGGGCCAGGTACCGCGGCtcaggggtggagtggggtgggggtgggggcggttggCACAAGTCCGACCGGCCCTGCGCCCGACCGGCGTGCGCTACTTTAACTGTCTGGTTTCCGGAACACGGAGAGAGACCTGCGCTGCGAGTTGGCTGTACTCGGTTCAGTGCCGCACCACATTCATTCACTGAGTGTGCTGTCGAGTTACTTTTCCGTTTGTGTCTTGCGCTGGCTGATAATTAAAATCGAGTTTCTTTCGCCAGACCCAGGAGCTGCGATCGTGAGGCATGGAGATCcaaaagaaacaaccacaaaattaGCATCCTTCTGGGGAACCGCCTGTAAGAAAGTATTTAGGCACCCACGGTAAGACGTTACCACGAGAGGGTGCAGGATCTTCCCAGTAGGACTGAGTGTGGCGGAGTACTGTAGGGGCAGACACGTCTAAGAGGTCCCAAGCCTCTTCTGAAGTTATTAGCCTAAGGCCCGTGGACTGGCTCCAATTGTGGCTATTTTTATAAGTCAACGGCTCAAAAGTTTGATTATATTGTCAGAGGGGTACCTCCAAAGTCAGAATGATTACTGTAATcagaaacagttttgttttgcctGAGTTTACATAGGATCCTAAATGGCCAGGATTATGTCTGTTTATCTTGTAAATGGTTTCAGTGTCACTCTTTGACTTAAGTAGTAGTTAGAAGGTATTCAGTCACAGTGATTTATGATAGCGTTTGCATGTTGACAtttagagaaaaaattcattcaacaaataccatATGCCCAGCACGGTGCTCAAAGAGGTACAAGTGATACGtggtattacttttttttcatgttcttaccTGGTATGAATATCACAAAGGTTTCAAACTAAATGAATTTGCTGGCAGTCCATACGCTACAAACCGTGAATGAAAAACTGGGGACCATGTTTCCTCCACCTATATGTTAGTGCATCGCAcacacttttttttgagagagtgcgtgcacatgagtgtgagcaggagagggacagagagagtgagagagagaatcttaagcaggctccacgctcaccatgaagcccagcatggggctcagtcccacaaacgtgggatcgtgacctgagctgaaatcaagagtaggatgctcaaccgactgagcgaacCAGGCACGCccatatacttttatatatgtgtgtatgggtGTACATGTGTTTTACTAATATGGGAAGTATTAGTACAGCTTCATTTCTCATGCTGAAAGCCTGgaagttctaatattttcttcttgcaCCTCTCTGGATCTTCCATATACCACTTGGAAAACATGACTCTAGTCAACAGCCTTCAGATCTTGGCCTGAATTCACCATTCTTTCCTTAAGTGGTATATTTAAGGgcttcaaacaatttttttatacTCGTGCAATACCCAGTTGACTTGCTGTAACTTtaaatagcaaacattttaatCTGACTGCTAGTTTGGACAACTTTTTCTTCCAGTAACCGTTATTTATTAGGTTTAAGTCTTTTAGCTTTTCTCAGCTACTAGTTAGGGATGTAAAACCTCTTTGATTGTCTTTTACTGATGATTGGTTGCTAGAAGACTTTAAGAAATGTATAATGCCAAGCATAAATGGAGCCAGGAGTATTTATCTTAAAACCAACTATGTCTTCTGTTTCctatttctgtaagaaaatgaaaacatttttttttttaaacgtttatttatttttgagacagagagagacagagcatgaacgggggagggtcagagagagggagacacagaatctgaaacaggctccaggctctgagctgtcagcacagagcccgacgcggggctcgaactcacggaccacgagatcgtgacctgagccgaagtcggctgcttaaccgactgagccacccaggcgccccgaaaacattttttttaacaatttcctTTGACCTGGGTTCTTCCAAATGAAAAGTacacatgtaaatgaaatattaGTATTTACTTTACAAACTATGTGCCCCTCATAATCTCCCGTTTATCTTTTTCAGGAATAAGAGAGTGATACTCTGCCAGGATGGAAGTGTGTCCTTACTGTAAGAAGCCATTTAAACGATTAAAATCCCACTTGCCACACTGTAAGATGATAAGGCCGACTGTACCTGCTGATCACAAAGCTTGTCAGTCCAAGCTAGCTACACGCCCACATGCTACAAGCAGGAAAAGACCAATCACAGATTTAAATAACACTacagagagagagttagagaccaggagtgaaaaaagaaataccaagttGGTAAAGGACAAACCAGAACGGACAGTGAAGTCTTTTCCACTACCAGCCGTTGGTTTAGAAAGAGCAAGTAACACAAAGGCAGATGAATACCTCAAGAATCGAGTTCGGTGCTCCCTCAAAATGCTAAAAGATACTGAACCAAAGGTTGCTTTCCAgggagaaaccaaggctcagtTTTATGCATCACAAAATACCACTCCTAACAAAGAACTTCCCAAAGATTTGCCTCCATCAGGGGAGAGTAGAAGTAAGCTTTCAGAAACCAAAGCATCTTTACCTCTTGGCCCAGTAGAACCTTCTTCATCAAATCAAGATAGAAAACCTTCAGCCTTACCCAGTGATGTACAGACCACTTCTCCTGATTTAAGATTGGACAAAATTGATCCCCCAAGACAGAAGCTTCTAGTAAAGTTAGTAGGTACAGCTAATGGTGATTATCGTAGTTCTCCCATGAATCTCCATCATGGGATTGAAAGAGTAAGAACGTCCTTGTCAAGCAATGAGACAGAGTCGAAGGCCAGGGACCACCTCTCAGAAGTCTCTAGTGATGTTAGAGACCCTGAGAttcaagaaaagagaatggaatcacaatttttaaattttaaagttagcCCATTAGGTGAAATCCACGTCAGGGAGAACCAAGGAGAAGGACTTGACCTTGGAGTGGAGGCACGTGGGAGCACAGGAAATGCAGAGAAAAGTGTATCTGTGACAGACACGCAGGAACGGGCAAAGAACTTCAGTGGTGGTGATTCGGCCACAGAGAAGAAATGTCGAGACGAAGGTCCCGATTTAAATTCGTTCACTCCAAGGGAGACGACTTGCGGTGAGCTACTTTCTGTATCACAGTTGTATAATCAAAATCTGGCCTCTCTGGCTGTCCGAGTTTTTCAAGAAGAGAAAGCAGCAGCCTGCAGTCCTCACCGAGTCCCTGATGTGAAGGTGTTCACAGAGCGTAGTGAGCGAGCTCCTCTGCCGCACGGACCAGGCTGTGGGCCCCAGGCGTCACGACCTGGGTGCCAGCAGCCTTCACATTCAGTCCTGCTCCACGCCTCTGACAGCCCCTTCAGTCAGGTGGGCGTTGCTGGCAGGAAGGGCCTCTCAAGCTCCCTGGGCCTGGAGTGGTTTCCAGAGCTCTATCCTGGTTATCTTGGACTGGGGGTGTTGCCGGGGAAGCCCCAGTATTGGAATGCAGTGGCCCAGAAGCCTCAGCTCATCAGTCCCCAGGGGGAGAGACTCTCACAAGGTAAGCGTGCTCGTTTTCAAGGACCCTCCAGCCCCTCCGAACAGCTCTGTGCCTTTTGCCTTAATCAGATTCAGAACACTCCTGCTTTCTCTCAGCTGACTGGTACCCAGGCGTTCCAGTATGCCAGACTCAATCGTGGTTCTGAAAACACTCATTCTTGCTCCAGAGTGCTTTAccactctcccttcccctgcaccCAGAGTTGACGGACTAGGCCAGGCTGGCTGGTGGCATTGATGACTCGAGTTTCCCCACTGGGCGGGGGCATGGCCAGTGGATATGGGGCAGGGATTCAAACTGTCTTGAGAGACTGGGTGAGAGgttagggaaggagagaggactgTGAGGGGGTCTCCTCAGAAGCTGTCCAGAGGCTCCTTGCCCGTGCCCGGAATGGGTTAAGTGGCCCCACAGAGCCAGGAAATTCTGGCATTTCGGGGATCCTCACTTCTTCCTGCAGAACCTTACTTTTAGTTATCGGACTGCCTCTCTAATTACAATAtgtaatgtttcttcattttcctcatcggagagctttagatttttttctttcaaggtttTCTAGAAGCATAGttcgtttttttattttaatttttttaagttgatttgtttttgagagagacagagtgagagggggaggggcggagaaagagaatcccaagcaggctccgcaccacccATTCGAAGcctaatgtgaggctcgaactcaaaaaccatatcatgacccgagccaaaaccaagagtcagatggtcaactgactgagccacccaggcgcccatggcAGCACAGTTAGTTTAACGTAGCATCCatctctggggtgtgtgtgtgtgtgtgtgtgtgtgtgtgtgtgtgtgtgtagtattcATTGGTGCTTTTAGGTTGGGTAGCAAGTCAGAATACCTTTGCACCTGAAAATCCTGTAACCTCTTCCTAGAGACGTGTTTTCCCTCTGtggtatattttggaaattattacGTATTCACCAAACCCCAGGTTGTCCGGTGtgaaaaagcattttcttttgtatGGTCATTATTCCTTTCTAAAGGTTTCAAAGCGGAAGTATATCAAGTGAAGCGTAGTGCTAGCTAAAGCTACAATTTTCTTCCACCCGCTGTACAAACACGCCTAACATCAGGCGCTCTCTACAAAGTTGTAGTCTTGTCTCGAGGCCAAAGCTGTGCTCGCAAGCCCCTTTTCCATGTTAGTACAGAAATGATATTAACGTCTGAGTTTGTTGATCTCAGAGTGCCTCTTCCATCCATTTTCTTACTATGGCCCCGCCACTCTGAGAGGTGGGCAGTGATCTGTATCTCTGCTTTGCAGGTgataaaacagacacagagagaacatgtgacttgtccaaggtcaggtTGCTGTAAACGGTAGAGCTGCCAGGAGAACACAGTCTCTTCAGACCAGGTTTCACCCTTTCCACCAAACCGTGTTGCAGAAAGTGCACCAGAACCAGAAACACGGGGGTCGGTCAGCTGTCTCTACTTCCTTGTGGTTGGCATCACGTAGGCACGCGCACAGCCCGTGGCAAATCTCTCTGGCAAGTAGGACTTCTCTAGTTCCCGTGCTGTCTCTTACAGTGCTGAGGAGAGTCTCTGGTGCGCCCACTTCTCATTTtagagggaaaggggaggagactGACATTGGTCAGATGGTGACTGGATCAGCCTCTGCTAGGTACATGACTACCTCATTCAACCCTCATGACAACTCAGGTGACTGTCAGTGACGTCCCCGTCCCACCGTCTTTTATGGGCGAAGAACCTGAGCCCCggacatcttttatttatttatctattacgttgagaaagagggagagggagagagagaaactcaagcaggctccgcactgagcatggctgatgcggggctccagctcacgaccatgagatcatggcctgagccactcgggtgccccatgACCCCAGACATctcaagtgacttgcccatgtTCATCCAGTGAGTGGTGGTCGGAATTCAAGTCTGGATCCATCTGACTTATCTACCCCTGGTCTTCGTACTGTGCACTGGGCTTACTATTCGGGGCAGTTAGTGGTCGGTGTCAGTTTTGATGTAAGTTATCCGTTGACATGCTCATTTTAGTGGGTCCCAAGAATATAGTGATAAGAATAAGGTAAGGGCTACATACAGTGACTAATCGGACCACCTGGCTTGCTTGTGAGATTgaatatgggggaaaaaatacaaggTTTTTGTCAACAAGAGTTTCTCCAGAAGAGTGGTGAGGAGCTGTTTTGTTCCCTCGTATTGGTCCCGGTCTACAGTACCGTCACTAGCTTGAGCAGACTGGTGGCTCTGAGGACGCGGCTGAGTCGGGTTTCTGTAAGTCAGGAACGAGAAGTAGGCTTACTTATGGAGCTCGGCAGCATTAGATGCTGAGCCGTCTTGTGAGGTTTAGTGAGAAGGATTTTCACGGAGTTACTACCCCAAAAAAGTAGTTTTCCCAGCATTAGAGAAAATAGACTTTAGAAGTTCAAGATTCAAATCTCGGGAGACTGAGCAAGGACAAGTGGCTGACAGTCCTCAGCAAAGAAACTGGAATTGGTTTCCTTTGTTCAAAGGAAAGCCTTG
It encodes:
- the CE1H17orf80 gene encoding uncharacterized protein C17orf80 homolog isoform X2; translated protein: MEVCPYCKKPFKRLKSHLPHCKMIRPTVPADHKACQSKLATRPHATSRKRPITDLNNTTERELETRSEKRNTKLVKDKPERTVKSFPLPAVGLERASNTKADEYLKNRVRCSLKMLKDTEPKVAFQGETKAQFYASQNTTPNKELPKDLPPSGESRSKLSETKASLPLGPVEPSSSNQDRKPSALPSDVQTTSPDLRLDKIDPPRQKLLVKLVGTANGDYRSSPMNLHHGIERVRTSLSSNETESKARDHLSEVSSDVRDPEIQEKRMESQFLNFKVSPLGEIHVRENQGEGLDLGVEARGSTGNAEKSVSVTDTQERAKNFSGGDSATEKKCRDEGPDLNSFTPRETTCGELLSVSQLYNQNLASLAVRVFQEEKAAACSPHRVPDVKVFTERSERAPLPHGPGCGPQASRPGCQQPSHSVLLHASDSPFSQVGVAGRKGLSSSLGLEWFPELYPGYLGLGVLPGKPQYWNAVAQKPQLISPQGERLSQGWVRCSTTVRSGVGGVTMLFAGYFVLWCSWSFRHLKLQRWRK
- the CE1H17orf80 gene encoding uncharacterized protein C17orf80 homolog isoform X1, giving the protein MEVCPYCKKPFKRLKSHLPHCKMIRPTVPADHKACQSKLATRPHATSRKRPITDLNNTTERELETRSEKRNTKLVKDKPERTVKSFPLPAVGLERASNTKADEYLKNRVRCSLKMLKDTEPKVAFQGETKAQFYASQNTTPNKELPKDLPPSGESRSKLSETKASLPLGPVEPSSSNQDRKPSALPSDVQTTSPDLRLDKIDPPRQKLLVKLVGTANGDYRSSPMNLHHGIERVRTSLSSNETESKARDHLSEVSSDVRDPEIQEKRMESQFLNFKVSPLGEIHVRENQGEGLDLGVEARGSTGNAEKSVSVTDTQERAKNFSGGDSATEKKCRDEGPDLNSFTPRETTCGELLSVSQLYNQNLASLAVRVFQEEKAAACSPHRVPDVKVFTERSERAPLPHGPGCGPQASRPGCQQPSHSVLLHASDSPFSQVGVAGRKGLSSSLGLEWFPELYPGYLGLGVLPGKPQYWNAVAQKPQLISPQGERLSQVPLLERSSTALRSLGPPTRLTPSSLSLMRLLGAVQKGWVRCSTTVRSGVGGVTMLFAGYFVLWCSWSFRHLKLQRWRK